A single Sorex araneus isolate mSorAra2 chromosome 8, mSorAra2.pri, whole genome shotgun sequence DNA region contains:
- the ZFPM1 gene encoding zinc finger protein ZFPM1 isoform X2, with the protein MAADSARPEGQPPSPRPEDTEPDAAGETDTQSPGAEPQTPPPGIPGGTEPETKELPEEQQGAPSWSGPDELELVLQDGQKCVRARSSLAEGLAWGPFHGSIQSRASSPGLSELGPVLTQLQEDQAGWLQMLPRAPSSAEANVEIHRKDGALWCRLTRPVPAGGLLQVFLLAEPSLPVKAPSHPDVQLLPQQAGMASILATAVVNKDVFPCKDCGIWYRSERNLQAHLLYYCASRQGAGTPATAAADEKPKETYPNERVCPFPQCRKSCPSASSLEIHMRSHSGERPFACLICLSAFTTKANCERHLRVHTDTLSGVCHSCGFISTTRDILYSHLVTNHMVCQPGAKADAFSPGPGHAAAKLPLDGLATFPQHAALHGVLATTDRGQAPTPPPGPDGKAPAEVTNGEARAAPQNGGSSEIPLAPRAIKVEAEEPAAEPGSPAPSRTPSPRSPGAARVKAELSSPTPGSSPGPGELGLAAGTLFLPQFVVDAGAAPPASEILAKMSELVHSRLQGAAGAPAGLFAGAPKGATCFECDITFNNVNNFYVHKRLYCSGRRAPDDAPPARRARAPPAPPPDAPRVSPGPAARDDDTGRAATPEPDAAARGSEGSPSPGSGVDEADDDPRRTLCEACNIRFSRHETYTVHKRYYCASRHDPPPRRPAPAGAPGTPAPAAPPLRTRRRRRLGELPAAGPAPAAAGPAPDPPASPPPPAADGPIDLSKRPRRPAPEPLPALADYHECTACRVSFHSLDAYLAHKKFACPAAPRLRAGPEDAPVACPYCPPNGLVRGDLVEHFRLAHGLRVADARTPSPSAPRDSPQAGAAERREPPAPDSSPRPGPPASPAHSDKGVQTPVPNGSHRFCRLCNIRFSSLSTFIAHKKYYCSSHAAEHVK; encoded by the exons ATGAGCTGGAGTTGGTACTGCAGGATGGGCAGAAGTGTGTGCGGGCACGGAGCAGCCTGGCTGAGGGCCTGGCCTGGGGTCCTTTCCATGGGAGCATTCAGAGCAGAGCCTCATCCCCTGGGCTGTCAGAACTG GGCCCGGTGCTGACCCAGCTGCAGGAGGACCAGGCCGGCTGGCTGCAGATGCTGCCCCGGGCGCCCAGCTCCGCTGAAGCCAATGTGGAAATCCACAGGAAGG ATGGGGCTCTGTGGTGCCGGCTCACCAGGCCAGTGCCCGCAGGCGGCCTGCTGCAAGTGTTCCTGCTGGCTGAACCCAGCCTCCCTGTGAAGGCACCCTCGCACCCCGATGTGCAGCTCCTCCCCCAGCAGGCCGGCATGGCCTCCATCCTCGCCACGGCAGTGGTCAACA AAGACGTCTTCCCCTGCAAGGACTGCGGCATCTGGTACCGGAGCGAGCGGAACCTGCAGGCCCACCTCCTCTACTACTGCGCGAGCCGCCAGGGCGCCGGTACCCCCGCCACGGCCGCCGCCGACGAGAAGCCCAAGGAGACGTACCCCAATGAACGCGTGTGCCCCTTCCCCCAGTGTCGCAAGAGCTGCCCCAGCGCCAGCTCCCTAGAAATCCACATGCGCAGCCACAGCG GGGAGCGGCCCTTCGCCTGTCTCATCTGCCTGTCCGCCTTCACCACCAAGGCCAACTGCGAGCGGCACCTGCGGGTGCACACGGACACGCTGAGCG GTGTGTGCCACAGCTGCGGCTTCATCTCCACCACGAGGGACATCCTCTACAGCCACCTGGTCACCAACCACATGGTGTGCCAGCCGGGCGCCAAGGCCGACGCCTTCTCGCCAGGGCCGGGGCACGCGGCGGCCAAGCTGCCCCTCG ACGGCCTGGCCACCTTCCCGCAGCACGCGGCCCTGCACGGCGTGCTGGCCACGACCGACCGGGGACAGGCGCCCACCCCACCTCCGGGACCGGACGGGAAGGCCCCCGCGGAGGTCACCAATGGCGAGGCCAGGGCGGCCCCCCAGAACGGGGGCAGCAGCGAGATCCCCTTGGCTCCCCGGGCCATCAAGGTGGAAGCCGAGGAGCCAGCGGCGGAGCCAGGGTCCCCGGCCCCTTCGCGGACACCGTCCCCGCGCAGCCCCGGCGCGGCCCGGGTGAAGGCCGAGCTGTCCAGCCCCACGCCCGGCTCGAGCCCCGGACCCGGCGAGCTGGGCCTGGCGGCCGGGACCCTCTTCCTGCCGCAGTTCGTGGTGGACGCGGGAGCGGCGCCCCCCGCCTCGGAGATCCTGGCCAAGATGTCCGAGCTGGTGCACAGCCGCCTGCAGGGCGCCGCGGGCGCGCCGGCCGGCCTCTTCGCGGGGGCCCCCAAGGGTGCCACGTGCTTCGAGTGCGACATCACCTTCAACAACGTCAACAACTTCTACGTGCACAAGCGCCTGTACTGCTCGGGGCGACGCGCGCCCGACgacgcgccccccgcccgccgagcgcgcgcgccccccgcgccgccgcccgacGCGCCGCGCGTCTCGCCGGGCCCCGCCGCGCGCGACGACGACACGGGCCGCGCGGCCACGCCGGAGCCCGACGCGGCGGCCCGGGGCAGCGAGGGCAGCCCGAGCCCGGGCAGCGGGGTGGACGAGGCGGACGACGACCCCCGTCGGACGCTGTGCGAGGCCTGCAACATCCGCTTCAGCCGCCACGAGACCTACACGGTGCACAAGCGCTACTACTGCGCCTCGCGCCACGACCCGCCGCCGCGCCGGCCCGCGCCCGCGGgagcccccgggacccccgcgcccgccgcgccgcctcTGCGCACGCGCCGGCGCCGCCGGCTCGGCGAGCTGCCggcggcaggccccgccccggcggcggcaggccccgcccccgacccgcccgcctcgccgccgccgcccgccgccgacGGCCCCATCGACCTGAGCAAGCGGCCGCGGCGCCCGGCGCCCGAACCGCTGCCCGCGCTGGCCGACTACCACGAGTGCACGGCCTGCCGCGTGAGCTTCCACAGCCTCGACGCCTACCTGGCGCACAAGAAGTTCGCGtgccccgccgcgccgcgcctgCGCGCCGGCCCCGAGGACGCGCCCGTCGCCTGCCCCTACTGCCCCCCGAACGGCCTGGTGCGCGGGGACCTGGTCGAGCACTTCCGCCTGGCGCACGGGCTGCGCGTGGCCGACGCCCGGACCCCGTCGCCCTCCGCACCCCGGGACAGCCCGCAGGCGGGGGCCGCCGAGCGCCGGGAGCCCCCGGCCCCGGACagcagcccccggcccggcccgcccgcgtCCCCCGCGCACTCGGACAAGGGCGTGCAGACCCCCGTGCCCAACGGCAGCCACAGGTTCTGCCGCCTGTGCAACATCAGGTTCAGCAGCCTGTCCACCTTCATCGCGCACAAGAAGTACTACTGCTCGTCCCACGCGGCCGAGCACGTGAAGTGA